Genomic DNA from bacterium:
CTTGATACGTGTCGGGATAGAGCCTAGACTATAGTAGAGGTTAACGTGCATTCCCCGATACGGGGAAGGAGGAGAAATGAGCACGCTTGTATTATCCATAACAATACTCTTGAACACGGGTGTGATGAAGGATGATTTTCTTGTCAACTCGGATTCACCCAACAAGTGTACGAAAGGCAATGCCTTAGCAGCGCCATCGCCTAGTGGCTGGTTCGTTGCCTGGGAAGACACGAGAAACGCCCGTAACGATGAAAGTGACTTATTCGGCCAGTTCCTTTCGACCGATCTTACAAAATCCGGAAGTAACAGGATGGTCACATCCGATTCGATGCATAGAGAGATTTCTCTTGTGTCTGTTTTTTCAGATAGCTCAGGTAAAACTTACATTTTCTGGCGGGCTGGTGGCGATGCGGGTGAATACTGGCTGAGAAAGGTTTCAGCTTCTGGTCAACTTCTTGGAAAGGATACCATGCTTTTTGCCTTGGGTCCCTATCACGAAGCCGCCATGGCGATGAACGAAAACGGTGAATACGTTATATTATGGCAGGATGCCGGTTATATGGGGCTTTTGAAGTTCAATGCAGATGGAACTCAGAATGGCAAAGTCCAGCATGTTCTTGAAGGTTCTGGTCTGAATCTGAAAGTATCGATTGCCTCCAACGGCGCGGTTATTGCGGTTTGGAGTACAGAGATAGCGGATACGCTAATGGTATGTGCCCGTACATACAGACCAAATGGCGAACCGCGAGGTGACTGGTTTATGGTTTTTGGCTATACGGAATGGGCTCATGTTCCATGGATCGCATCTCTTGATGTTGGTAGCGATCATTCAGGTAAGTTTGTTATCACATGGATTCTTCGAGACGCTTTAATTACAACTCCTTATGTGCTTTATTTCAGAGCTTATCCCTGGGATGGAACTACTAGTGAACCCGCCAAGGCTATTCTCAAGATGAAATCTAACCTCACCAGCATTAGCCCGCACAAGATGGCAGTGAGCTGGGACGGAAGCTTCTCAGTCGCCTGGAGTGACCAGCGGAGCGGGCATTACCGTTCTTATCTTCAGAACTTCTTTGCGGACGGTTCTCTCAGAGGTCAGGAGATGACGATAAGCGAGGAGGGACCTGAGGATTGCTTCCTCAAGGCGCTTGTTCTTCAGGCAGATCAGTGGTTTGCAGTGTATTCAAGAACACGAGGTGGGCTTACAGAACTGTATGGACGCAGAGGAATGGTTTACGGCTCAATCATAGGCGACGAGATGCTCATAACCGACGATGAAAGCTCGATCTTCGAGACTGGACCGCAAGTACTTGCGGATGACAATGGAAACTTTATCGCCCTCTGGGGCGAGGATTGGCGTTATGGAGCGTCCTGCTTGCGCAGGTTTTCAAATGAAGATGAATTTTTGAGCGATGTTTTATCGCTAAAGGACTCGTCAGATATCAACAGATTATTGCCCCAATACTACGCCCGTACGAGCATGAATCGCAAGAACGGTGAGTTCGTATTTGTTTATAAAGCGACCGGCGATCCTTCGAAAATCCGAGCCCAGCGTTACTCGTCCGGAGGATACCCGGATAAAAATGAAGTTGCTTTTAAACTGAATGAGTATTCCTATGGTTACTTCAATGTTTCGATGAACCGCAAGGGTAGTTTTGCCGTTGCCTGGGTTCAAAAAATTGAGGGTTCATCCGTAATCTGCGTTAAACGTTTCGATAAAGACAACCTTGCTATTGACGATTCCGAAATAGTTATGGGCAAGCCGTCCATTTCGTCTTATTTTTACAATCCGCCTGCTATTGGTTTAAAGGACGACGGAGGTTTTGTAGTCGTATGGAAAGACTTGAGAGGCGGTATATGGATGCAGCGTTTTCGTTCTACCGCAGAACCCCTTGGAGAAGAGAATATGGTAAATGACGAGGGACCTTCCGACAATTGTCTGAAACCTGCGCTCGCGATTGACGAGAAAGGCAACTTCTGCATAGCGTGGACCGATTCCGTGTATACGTTCGTCCAGTTTTTTGATGCATTAGGTTCGAAACTCGGATCCAACATAAACACGGGAATTCAAGCAGGTACTTACACCAGCGTCAGCAACGCCTCTCTCCCCGGGGGCGGTTTTGTTGTCTATGCGACCGATTACTCAAACTCCGAGGATAATCCCGAGGTCTCAGCCGTATACTATCACTCGGACGGCACTGCCTGGAGCCGCAAGCTTCAGGTGAACGACCCTGATCAATTCTGCTTTCACTACCAGGTAGCGAACTACAACTCTGTAGCTACCGGAGGCAACCGCATCATTTACGTGTGGCAGGACAACCGCCGGCACAAGGGCTGGGACATATACGCCAAGATTTACGACCTCGACATCACCGGCATCTCCGAACCCTCCCCCTCGCCCTCCTCGCCCGTAACACCCGTAACCCACCAAATCGACTTAGAGTCAGGGATAGGCTCGACGATTACGCTCCGTTACTCGGACTTTCCGGAAGGCCTCCGAGCATCCGTGTACGACGCATCGGGCAGAAGGGTTGACCAGTTGTACACATCTCAGAAACAGGGCACTATCCAATGGGGCCAAGACAGGGCGCCAGGCGTATACTTCATTGTGCCCGAGGCTTTGACGAGACGACCTTTGAAGGTGGTGCTGGTCCGTTAGCGATCAAGTCTCGAAAGAGATATTTACTCTAAAGCTGTAGGGAGCGTAAACACAACAAAAGTTTATGACATTGCATTCCTTAAATAACTGCGTATATTGAATTGAATTTAGGAGGAATGCAATATGCTTGCAAAGGTTACGTCAGCAGGACTACTGGGAATCGACGCATACAAGGTAGAGGTCGAGGTTGACATCGCGCGCGGACTGCCTGCGTTTACAACGGTTGGTCTTCCTGACGCTGCGGTCAAGGAATCAAAGGATCGCGTGCTTGCCGCGGTCAAGAACGCCGGTTTTCCGATACCCTCCTCGCGGATAACGGTTAACTTGGCTCCCGCAGACGTTAAAAAGGAGGGCGCCGCATACGACCTGCCCATAGCCCTGGGCATACTTGCCTGCCGGGGCATCGTGCCGCTTGAAGCCCTTTGTAAATACATCATCGTCGGCGAACTCTCGCTTGACGGAACGATGCGGCCCGTTCGCGGCGCTCTCTCGATAGCGGCTCTGGTAAAGGAACTGGGATTCGAGGGGCTCATTCTTCCAAAGGAGAACGCGGCGGAGGCAGCCATCCACGGCGACGGGTTTGTTTACCCCGCCTCATCCCTGGTCGAGGTAGCGCAGTTTCTTTCCGGCGAATTCGATATCGCGCCTGCCAAGGTCAATGTTGACGAGCTTTTCCGCGAGGAGATGGTCTGGGGCGTGGATTTTGCGGACGTCAAGGGTCAGGAGCACGCCAAGCGCGCTCTTGAGGTCGCGGCGGCAGGCGGGCATAACATCCTTCTTGTGGGACCGCCGGGCACAGGCAAAACCATGCTCGCAAAGAGACTCCCGACCATACTTCCCTCCCTGTCGCTCGAGGAGGCGCTCGAAACCACGCGCATACACTCTGTCGCTGGCGCGCTCGAATCGGGTCGCGCGCTCGTCGCAATACGTCCGTTTCGCTCGCCCCACCATACAATCTCGGACGCAGGCCTTATCGGCGGGGGGCAGGTACCTAAGCCCGGCGAGGTGAGCCTTGCTCACAACGGCGTGCTGTTTTTAGATGAGCTTCCCGAGTTCCGCCGCAACGTTCTCGAGGTCATGCGCCAACCCTTGGAGGACGGCAAGGTCGTCATCAGCCGCGCAAAGGTCACCATAGGCTATCCGGCTCAGTTCACTTTGGTCGCTGCCATGAACCCGTGCCCGTGCGGTAATCTCACCGATCCCGTGAACGTATGCAGATGCACGCCGCCGCAGATTCAGCGCTACCGCTCCCGTATCTCCGGCCCGCTTTTGGATAGAATCGACATCCACATCGAGGTGCCGAAGCTTCGCTTTGACGAGATTCGCCGCAGGGAGCAGGGCGAGCGTTCGGAGGACGTGCGCGGCCGGGTGATGGCAGCGCGGAACGTTCAGCTCGCACGCTTCAAATCCTCCGTGCGCAAGAAGCCCATATACTCCAACTCCCAGATGGGCGCGAAGGACGTGCGAGCCTTCTGCGAGATTGGCCCGGACTCGGAGCATCTCCTGAAGACCGCGATGGAGCGCTTCGGGCTCTCCGCCCGCGCGCACGACAAGATTCTCAAGGTCGCAAGGACTATAGCGGATCTCGACTCCTCCGAACACATCAAGCCCCAGCACATCTCAGAGGCCATCCAGTACCGGAGCCTTGACAGGAAGGTGGAGGTGTAGATGGAGGAGAAAAAAAGCAAGTTGATTGTTGAAGGTCGAGTGTTTGAGATTTACGATTTAGGGCAACCAATGAACGAAGCATTTCGCCAACTTTTCTCTTCCTTCTTCAGTAGTCCTGTTCTTAACTTCGAAGAATTTGAGAAGGCAACCCTTGTATTCTTCGACTCAGTTGAAAACGATGGGACTCTTTCAAAACTCCAGAAAGCATCCAGCCACGATAAATTTTTCTCCAACTTTACAATAATGTGGCAATGGTTTTGGAATCAAAGGCGGCTTAGTGATGCCGAGTATTTATGGGAACTCGCGGTAAAACCTGCCTTAGATTGGGAAACCAAAAATAAGAATTGTTTAATACATAAAGGAACTGCCTTCTATTTCTGGGGCGGAACGGCCATCCTCAATGGTAATCTCGATAAAGGCTACCTCTTGATGCACCAGGCATTAGCTGAGGACAAACGAAAACATAGTGATCCAACGACATTGCCAGATACGCCCTCCTTCGTGTTTGTTACCTTAGATTACACGGATCCGCGAAATACTTTTAAAGAATGGACATTAGAACGAGTTAAATTCTTAGAGGAATTACTTAACAAATACCAATCCACTTATAGCAAACATATAACATCGGAAGAGCTTAGGTCTCGTCTCTTAAGAGGACATCGAGATATATCTTTGATAATTCTTTTTGCCTATACCTTAGCTCGTTTTTATAATCTGGAAAAAACTCCACCCTACGCCCAAGAGAGCGATTTTGCAGGACAACTTGATACAAACATGCTCTTCGACATTGCCGTAATTATCGAAGCATTAATCAAAACGAAAAGTGGCATCAGGTGTTGCTTCAAACAGCAAGCTAAATATTTTTCAGATCGAACTTCCCTAGGTTTTTCCGATCGACCTATCGATCAACTTCGCGAAGTCAATACTTATTTTGAAAATGATTTTGATTTGACCTTGCGGCAATTGCTTGACGCTCCCTTTAGATTTTGTGATAGTAGTACAGTTTCAATCCCTGGTGGAAGGGATTTAGCGATAGCTTATGGGATTAGAAATCATGGCGCGCACAACATCTCATCCGTACCTGCAATTTGGGAAAGGTTTACTGATCTTCGCCAGAGTTTGTTCAACGTGCTGTT
This window encodes:
- a CDS encoding YifB family Mg chelatase-like AAA ATPase is translated as MLAKVTSAGLLGIDAYKVEVEVDIARGLPAFTTVGLPDAAVKESKDRVLAAVKNAGFPIPSSRITVNLAPADVKKEGAAYDLPIALGILACRGIVPLEALCKYIIVGELSLDGTMRPVRGALSIAALVKELGFEGLILPKENAAEAAIHGDGFVYPASSLVEVAQFLSGEFDIAPAKVNVDELFREEMVWGVDFADVKGQEHAKRALEVAAAGGHNILLVGPPGTGKTMLAKRLPTILPSLSLEEALETTRIHSVAGALESGRALVAIRPFRSPHHTISDAGLIGGGQVPKPGEVSLAHNGVLFLDELPEFRRNVLEVMRQPLEDGKVVISRAKVTIGYPAQFTLVAAMNPCPCGNLTDPVNVCRCTPPQIQRYRSRISGPLLDRIDIHIEVPKLRFDEIRRREQGERSEDVRGRVMAARNVQLARFKSSVRKKPIYSNSQMGAKDVRAFCEIGPDSEHLLKTAMERFGLSARAHDKILKVARTIADLDSSEHIKPQHISEAIQYRSLDRKVEV